The following coding sequences are from one Pseudonocardia sp. HH130630-07 window:
- a CDS encoding putative cobaltochelatase: protein MSTAPAPARFPFSAVVGHDDLRLALLLNAVHPGVGGVLVRGEKGTAKSTAVRALAALLPELDTVDGCRFGCDPAAPDPACPDGPHPAAPARATRPARLVELPVGATEDRLVGSLDLERALSEGRRAYQPGLLADAHRGVLYVDEVNLLHDHLVDLLLDAAAMGRAHVERDGVSVSHAARFLLVGTMNPEEGELRPQLLDRFGLTVEVRASRDVGTRVEVTRRRIAFEDDPVGFTARFADAETGTAARLRAARERVGAVRVPDAELQRIAFVCARFDVDGMRADLVITRAAAAHAAWEGRDAVVAEDVRVAARLALPHRRRRDPFDEPGLDEAELDQALRDAEDHLDPDDDPPPEDPGPDEPGPGEPGPEDQGPDDAGPDGPGPGPADGAPGSAPPVPEDRPGGPDGGAGSADTGGQDAPADRPDGPQAGGDGEGRAVVLGDTARLHRAMARKFTVPGLGAGAPGRRSRARTDAGRVVRATGSGPARAADLHLPATVLAAAPHQAARGRSGPGLLVHRDDLRRAQREGREGNLVLFVVDASGSMAARKRMTAVSGAVLGLLRDAYQRRDKVGLVTFRAGTAELALPPTSSVPAAQQRLATLRTGGRTPLAGGLLKARAVLAAERRRDPRRRPLLVLLTDGRATVPARPGGDPVADARRAAGLLAADGVHCVVVDCESGHVRLGLATPLAAAAGGEVVRLDELTAEGVRDIVRSARTARADRAA from the coding sequence GTGAGCACCGCCCCGGCACCCGCACGTTTCCCGTTCTCCGCCGTCGTCGGGCACGACGACCTGCGACTGGCGTTGCTGCTCAACGCCGTGCACCCCGGCGTCGGCGGCGTGCTCGTCCGCGGCGAGAAGGGCACCGCGAAGTCCACCGCGGTGCGCGCGCTGGCGGCGCTGCTCCCCGAGCTGGACACCGTCGACGGCTGCCGGTTCGGCTGCGATCCCGCCGCCCCCGACCCGGCGTGCCCGGACGGCCCGCACCCCGCCGCCCCGGCCCGGGCCACCCGGCCGGCCCGGCTGGTGGAACTGCCGGTCGGCGCGACCGAGGACCGGCTCGTCGGCTCGCTGGACCTGGAGCGGGCACTGTCCGAGGGCCGCCGCGCCTACCAGCCGGGACTGCTCGCCGACGCCCACCGCGGTGTGCTCTACGTCGACGAGGTCAACCTGCTCCACGACCATCTCGTGGACCTGCTGCTCGACGCGGCGGCGATGGGCCGCGCGCACGTCGAGCGCGACGGCGTCTCGGTGTCGCACGCCGCACGGTTCCTGCTGGTCGGCACCATGAACCCGGAGGAGGGCGAGCTGCGCCCGCAGCTGCTCGACCGGTTCGGGCTGACCGTCGAGGTCCGGGCCAGCCGCGACGTGGGCACCCGGGTCGAGGTGACCCGGCGGCGGATCGCGTTCGAGGACGACCCGGTCGGGTTCACCGCCCGCTTCGCCGACGCGGAGACCGGGACGGCGGCGCGGCTGCGCGCGGCCCGCGAGCGGGTCGGCGCGGTGCGGGTCCCGGACGCCGAACTGCAGCGGATCGCGTTCGTCTGCGCCCGGTTCGACGTCGACGGCATGCGTGCCGACCTGGTCATCACCCGGGCCGCGGCGGCGCACGCGGCCTGGGAGGGCCGGGACGCGGTGGTCGCCGAGGACGTCCGGGTCGCGGCCCGGCTGGCGCTGCCGCACCGGCGCCGCCGCGACCCGTTCGACGAGCCGGGCCTCGACGAGGCGGAGCTCGACCAGGCGCTGCGCGACGCCGAGGACCACCTCGATCCCGACGACGATCCGCCCCCCGAGGACCCGGGCCCGGACGAGCCCGGCCCCGGCGAGCCGGGCCCCGAGGACCAGGGGCCGGACGATGCGGGCCCCGACGGACCCGGTCCCGGCCCCGCGGACGGCGCCCCCGGCTCCGCGCCACCCGTTCCGGAGGATCGCCCGGGCGGCCCGGACGGCGGCGCCGGTTCCGCCGACACCGGCGGGCAGGACGCGCCCGCCGACCGTCCGGACGGTCCGCAGGCCGGTGGCGACGGGGAGGGACGTGCCGTCGTGCTCGGCGACACGGCCCGCCTGCACCGGGCCATGGCGCGGAAGTTCACCGTCCCCGGCCTGGGCGCCGGGGCGCCGGGGCGGCGCTCCCGGGCCCGCACCGACGCCGGCCGTGTCGTCCGCGCGACCGGCTCCGGCCCGGCCCGTGCCGCGGACCTGCACCTGCCCGCGACGGTGCTCGCCGCCGCCCCGCACCAGGCCGCCCGCGGCCGCAGCGGCCCCGGCCTGCTCGTGCACCGCGACGACCTGCGCCGCGCGCAGCGGGAGGGCCGCGAGGGGAACCTCGTGCTGTTCGTCGTCGACGCGTCCGGGTCGATGGCCGCCCGCAAGCGGATGACGGCGGTGTCCGGCGCGGTCCTCGGCCTGCTGCGGGACGCCTACCAGCGCCGGGACAAGGTCGGGCTGGTCACGTTCCGAGCCGGGACCGCCGAGCTGGCGTTGCCCCCGACGTCGTCGGTGCCGGCCGCGCAGCAGCGCCTGGCGACGCTGCGGACCGGCGGCCGGACCCCGCTGGCCGGCGGCCTGCTGAAGGCCCGTGCCGTGCTCGCCGCGGAGCGCCGCCGGGACCCGCGCCGCCGCCCGCTGCTCGTCCTGCTGACCGACGGCCGGGCCACGGTGCCCGCCCGGCCCGGCGGCGACCCGGTCGCCGACGCGCGCCGCGCCGCCGGGCTGCTCGCCGCCGACGGGGTGCACTGCGTCGTCGTCGACTGCGAGAGCGGTCACGTCCGGCTCGGGCTGGCGACCCCGCTCGCCGCCGCGGCCGGCGGCGAGGTCGTCCGGCTCGACGAGCTGACCGCCGAGGGCGTGCGCGACATCGTCCGCAGCGCCCGTACGGCCCGCGCCGACCGGGCCGCCTGA
- a CDS encoding cobalamin biosynthesis protein, with protein sequence MITIDGARPPYDVGSAPSIVITGAPEGLVLGIGARPGCPAAAVRALLDRVAAEHGLDLALAQVATLDRRSAEPGLLAAVAPRVPYGFTVAELAAVAVPHPSGRVAAAVGTAGVAEAAALLAAGPGARLVVPKTAGAGVTAAVARRDGVP encoded by the coding sequence GTGATCACGATCGATGGAGCGCGACCGCCGTACGACGTCGGCTCCGCTCCGTCGATCGTGATCACGGGAGCGCCGGAGGGGCTCGTCCTCGGGATCGGGGCCCGGCCCGGGTGCCCGGCGGCCGCGGTCCGGGCGCTGCTCGACCGGGTGGCGGCCGAGCACGGGCTGGACCTGGCGCTCGCGCAGGTCGCGACGCTGGACCGGCGCTCGGCCGAGCCCGGCCTGCTGGCGGCCGTCGCGCCGCGGGTGCCGTACGGGTTCACCGTCGCCGAGCTCGCCGCGGTCGCGGTGCCGCACCCGAGCGGGCGGGTCGCGGCCGCCGTCGGGACGGCCGGGGTCGCCGAGGCCGCCGCCCTGCTCGCGGCGGGGCCCGGTGCGCGGCTCGTCGTGCCCAAGACGGCGGGGGCCGGGGTGACGGCCGCGGTCGCCCGCCGCGACGGCGTTCCCTGA
- the cobO gene encoding cob(I)yrinic acid a,c-diamide adenosyltransferase, whose translation MPQGQVTSTPDDGLTTRQRRNRPLLVVHTGVMKGKSTAAFGTALRGWNQGWSIGVFQFVKSAKWKVGEEEAFRALGRVHEETGQGGPVEWHKMGSGWSWSRRAGTETDHAADAAEGWAEIRRRIAGAAHDLYVLDEFTYPLKWGWIDVAEVVEVLADRPGHQHVIITGRDAPPELVDAADLVMETTKVKHPMDAGQKGQRGIEW comes from the coding sequence GTGCCGCAGGGACAGGTCACCAGCACACCCGACGACGGGCTCACCACCCGCCAGCGCCGCAACCGCCCGCTGCTGGTGGTGCACACCGGCGTCATGAAGGGCAAGTCCACCGCCGCGTTCGGCACCGCACTGCGCGGCTGGAACCAGGGCTGGTCGATCGGGGTCTTCCAGTTCGTGAAGTCGGCGAAGTGGAAGGTCGGCGAGGAGGAGGCGTTCCGCGCGCTCGGCCGGGTGCACGAGGAGACCGGGCAGGGCGGTCCGGTCGAGTGGCACAAGATGGGCTCCGGCTGGTCCTGGTCGCGCCGTGCCGGCACCGAGACCGACCACGCCGCCGACGCCGCCGAGGGCTGGGCCGAGATCCGCCGCCGGATCGCCGGCGCCGCGCACGACCTCTACGTGCTCGACGAGTTCACCTACCCGCTGAAGTGGGGCTGGATCGACGTCGCCGAGGTCGTCGAGGTGCTCGCGGACCGGCCGGGGCACCAGCACGTGATCATCACCGGCCGGGACGCGCCGCCGGAGCTCGTCGACGCCGCGGACCTGGTGATGGAGACGACGAAGGTCAAGCACCCGATGGACGCCGGACAGAAGGGGCAGCGGGGGATCGAGTGGTGA
- a CDS encoding cobyric acid synthase: MRGAVLVAGTTSDAGKSAVVAGVCRMLHRRGVSVAPFKAQNMSNNSVVTPDGGEIGRAQAMQAFASGIAPGVDLNPVLLKPGSDRTSQVVVRGRADGQVSALSYRHRTAALADVVADSLAALRDRYDVVVCEGAGSPAEINLRATDLANMGLARRAGLPVLVVGDIDRGGVLAHLFGTLAVLEPADQALVAGFVVNKFRGDPRLLAPGLEQLRALTGRPTLGVLPFVDGLWLDAEDSLSAPADGVLGRPAPPRGDQWLRVSVVRFPRISNATDVEAMACEPGVAVRYVTEPSRIADTDVVVLPGSKSTVSDLAWLRSSGLADAVRAHVAAGRPVLGICGGYQMLARTIADPDGVEAAAGTVVDGLGLLDLEIGFDPVKHLATPTTTAWGERVTGYEIHHGRVLRSGDPGLVGDEGSDRGGVLGTHWHGLAENDGFRRLLLTRLAAAAGRTGFEVAHDTSFHAERTRQVDLLADLVEQHLDISTLEQVIGHGPDRDLPVLASGLAASRG, translated from the coding sequence CTGCGCGGTGCCGTCCTCGTCGCCGGAACGACCTCCGACGCCGGCAAGAGCGCCGTCGTCGCCGGCGTCTGCCGGATGCTGCACCGGCGCGGGGTGTCGGTGGCGCCGTTCAAGGCGCAGAACATGAGCAACAACTCCGTCGTCACACCGGACGGCGGCGAGATCGGCCGCGCCCAGGCGATGCAGGCCTTCGCCAGCGGCATCGCACCCGGTGTCGACCTCAACCCGGTCCTGCTCAAGCCGGGCAGCGACCGGACGTCGCAGGTCGTCGTCCGGGGGCGGGCCGACGGGCAGGTCTCGGCGCTGTCCTACCGGCACCGCACCGCGGCGCTGGCCGACGTGGTCGCGGACTCCCTGGCCGCGTTGCGGGACCGCTACGACGTTGTCGTCTGCGAGGGTGCCGGGTCCCCGGCCGAGATCAACCTGCGGGCCACCGACCTGGCCAACATGGGCCTGGCCCGGCGGGCGGGACTGCCGGTCCTGGTGGTCGGCGACATCGACCGCGGCGGGGTGCTCGCGCACCTGTTCGGGACGCTCGCCGTCCTCGAACCGGCCGACCAGGCGCTCGTGGCGGGGTTCGTGGTGAACAAGTTCCGGGGGGACCCGCGCCTGCTCGCGCCGGGGCTGGAGCAGCTGCGCGCGCTCACCGGGCGCCCCACGCTCGGGGTGCTCCCGTTCGTCGACGGGCTGTGGCTCGACGCCGAGGACTCGCTGTCCGCCCCGGCCGACGGGGTGCTCGGACGCCCGGCCCCGCCGCGCGGCGACCAGTGGCTGCGGGTGTCGGTGGTCCGGTTCCCGCGGATCTCCAACGCCACCGACGTCGAGGCGATGGCCTGCGAACCGGGCGTCGCGGTGCGGTACGTGACCGAACCGTCGCGGATCGCCGACACCGACGTCGTCGTCCTGCCGGGGTCGAAGTCCACGGTGTCGGACCTGGCCTGGCTGCGGTCGTCGGGGCTGGCCGACGCGGTGCGCGCGCACGTCGCGGCCGGGCGGCCGGTGCTCGGCATCTGCGGTGGCTACCAGATGCTGGCCCGCACGATCGCCGACCCGGACGGGGTCGAGGCCGCCGCGGGCACCGTCGTCGACGGGCTGGGCCTGCTCGACCTGGAGATCGGGTTCGACCCGGTCAAACATCTCGCCACCCCGACCACGACGGCCTGGGGGGAGCGGGTCACCGGCTACGAGATCCACCACGGCCGGGTCCTGCGCTCCGGTGATCCCGGCCTGGTCGGCGACGAGGGCTCCGACCGGGGCGGCGTGCTCGGCACGCACTGGCACGGCCTCGCCGAGAACGACGGGTTCCGCAGGCTGCTGCTCACCCGGCTGGCGGCCGCGGCGGGCCGCACCGGGTTCGAGGTGGCGCACGACACGTCGTTCCACGCGGAGCGGACCCGGCAGGTCGATCTGCTCGCCGACCTGGTCGAACAGCATCTCGATATCTCGACACTTGAACAGGTGATCGGACACGGACCGGATCGGGACCTCCCGGTGCTGGCGTCCGGTCTGGCAGCCTCCCGGGGGTGA
- the cobA gene encoding uroporphyrinogen-III C-methyltransferase has product MSAQHEQYLVGLDLSGRRVVVVGGGQVAQRRTARLLAAGALVEVVSPQVTPAVEGMATAREIAWTARAYADGDLDGAWYAIAATDDPAVNAAVVADAERRRVFCVRADDGDRGTAVTPATGVHDGLTVGVLARGAHRRSAAVRTALVEALQSGVVDADAEILPAGVALVGGGPGDPELITVRGRRLLSRAHVVVADRLGPRELMDELSPEVEVIDASKIPYGRAMAQEKINELLVEHARAGRFVVRLKGGDPFVYGRGFEEVQACAAAGVPVTVVPGVTSAFAAPAVAGTPVTHRGVAHEIVVVSGHVAPDDPRSLTDWTALGRMTGTIVLMMAVERIGRFADALVTHGRAPDTPVLIVQDGTTRIQRTVRATLETVEKVAAEAEVSPPAIVVVGPVAGLEAPVGGGVTQNGHG; this is encoded by the coding sequence TTGAGCGCGCAGCACGAGCAGTACCTGGTCGGACTCGACCTGTCCGGGCGGCGGGTCGTCGTCGTCGGCGGGGGACAGGTCGCCCAGCGGCGGACCGCCCGCCTGCTGGCCGCCGGCGCCCTGGTCGAGGTCGTGTCCCCGCAGGTCACCCCGGCCGTCGAGGGGATGGCGACGGCGCGCGAGATCGCCTGGACCGCCCGCGCCTACGCCGACGGCGACCTCGACGGCGCCTGGTACGCCATCGCGGCGACCGACGACCCGGCGGTGAACGCCGCCGTCGTCGCCGACGCCGAGCGCCGCCGGGTGTTCTGCGTCCGGGCCGACGACGGCGACCGCGGCACCGCCGTGACCCCGGCGACCGGCGTGCACGACGGGCTCACCGTGGGTGTGCTGGCCCGGGGCGCGCACCGCCGGTCGGCGGCCGTGCGCACGGCGCTGGTCGAGGCGTTGCAGTCCGGCGTGGTCGACGCCGACGCGGAGATCCTCCCGGCCGGCGTCGCGCTGGTCGGTGGCGGGCCCGGCGACCCGGAGCTGATCACGGTCCGCGGCCGGCGGCTGCTGTCCCGCGCCCACGTCGTCGTCGCCGACCGGCTCGGCCCGCGCGAGCTGATGGACGAGCTGTCGCCCGAGGTCGAGGTGATCGACGCCTCGAAGATCCCCTACGGCCGGGCCATGGCCCAGGAGAAGATCAACGAGCTGCTGGTGGAGCACGCCAGGGCCGGGCGGTTCGTCGTCCGGCTCAAGGGCGGGGACCCGTTCGTCTACGGGCGCGGGTTCGAGGAGGTCCAGGCGTGCGCGGCGGCCGGCGTGCCGGTGACCGTCGTACCCGGGGTGACCAGTGCGTTCGCCGCGCCAGCGGTCGCCGGGACGCCGGTCACCCACCGTGGGGTGGCGCACGAGATCGTCGTCGTCTCCGGGCACGTCGCGCCGGACGACCCGCGCAGCCTCACCGACTGGACCGCGCTCGGCCGGATGACCGGCACGATCGTGCTGATGATGGCCGTGGAGCGGATCGGCCGTTTCGCCGACGCGCTCGTGACCCACGGCCGGGCACCGGACACCCCGGTGCTGATCGTGCAGGACGGCACCACCCGGATCCAGCGGACCGTGCGCGCCACCCTGGAGACCGTCGAGAAGGTCGCGGCGGAGGCGGAGGTCAGCCCGCCGGCCATCGTCGTCGTCGGGCCGGTCGCGGGCCTCGAGGCACCGGTCGGGGGCGGAGTGACGCAGAACGGTCACGGTTGA
- a CDS encoding cobyrinate a,c-diamide synthase translates to MTRAVVVAAPSSGSGKTTVATGMMAALHRRGTRVAPFKIGPDYIDPGYHTLAAGRPGRNLDVVLQGGARIAPLARHGARGTDIAVVEGVMGLFDGRIADGAGSTAQVAAELGAPVVLVVDVRGQSRSLAALLHGFRSFDPSVQVAGVILNRVGSDRHTEVCRAAAEEVGLPVLGAVPRRAELAVPSRHLGLVTAAEHGAAATAAVDAMAGLVAEHVDLDAVTALARPLPDGPVWDPAAEIAATYEPAGHGAAVHGADGHRADGPGAHGPGAAGLAADGHCAAGPAAGPVSAGGARPVVALAGGPAFGFGYAEHAELLTAAGAEVVAVDPLRDPHLPQRTAGLVLPGGFPEEHVGDLGANAVLRAEVARLAASGAPVHAECGGLLYLCRDLDGTPMCGVLDASAAMTPRLTLGYRDAVAVSASTLLPAGARAGAHEFHRCAVTPRAGAAPAWGWRGDPPEGHITGGVHASFLHTHPAGVPGAVARFVAACAAGAERR, encoded by the coding sequence GTGACCCGGGCGGTGGTGGTCGCCGCGCCGTCGTCGGGCAGCGGGAAGACCACCGTCGCCACCGGGATGATGGCGGCGCTGCACCGCCGCGGCACCCGGGTCGCGCCGTTCAAGATCGGCCCGGACTACATCGACCCCGGCTACCACACGCTCGCCGCCGGCCGGCCGGGGCGCAACCTCGACGTCGTGCTGCAGGGCGGCGCCCGGATCGCGCCGCTGGCCCGGCACGGGGCCCGCGGTACCGACATCGCCGTCGTCGAGGGCGTGATGGGTCTGTTCGACGGCCGGATCGCCGACGGCGCCGGCTCCACCGCCCAGGTCGCGGCCGAGCTGGGTGCCCCGGTCGTGCTGGTGGTGGACGTGCGCGGGCAGTCCCGCTCGCTCGCCGCCCTGCTGCACGGGTTCCGCTCGTTCGACCCGTCGGTGCAGGTCGCGGGCGTGATCCTGAACCGGGTCGGCTCCGACCGGCACACCGAGGTGTGCCGCGCCGCGGCGGAGGAGGTCGGGCTGCCGGTGCTGGGAGCGGTCCCGCGACGGGCCGAGCTGGCCGTGCCGTCGCGGCACCTCGGCCTGGTCACCGCGGCCGAGCACGGGGCCGCCGCGACCGCCGCGGTGGACGCGATGGCCGGACTCGTAGCCGAGCACGTCGATCTCGACGCGGTGACGGCACTGGCCCGCCCGCTGCCGGACGGCCCCGTGTGGGACCCGGCGGCGGAGATCGCCGCCACGTACGAGCCGGCCGGGCACGGTGCCGCTGTGCACGGTGCTGACGGGCACCGTGCTGACGGGCCCGGCGCTCACGGGCCCGGTGCCGCCGGGCTCGCCGCCGACGGGCACTGTGCCGCCGGGCCTGCCGCCGGGCCGGTGTCCGCCGGGGGAGCGCGGCCGGTCGTCGCGCTCGCCGGGGGGCCGGCGTTCGGGTTCGGGTACGCCGAGCACGCCGAGCTGCTCACCGCGGCCGGGGCGGAGGTCGTCGCCGTCGATCCGCTGCGCGACCCGCACCTGCCGCAGCGGACCGCGGGGCTGGTCCTGCCCGGCGGGTTCCCCGAGGAGCACGTCGGCGACCTCGGCGCCAACGCCGTGCTCCGGGCGGAGGTGGCCCGGCTCGCGGCCTCCGGCGCGCCGGTGCACGCCGAGTGCGGCGGCCTGCTCTACCTGTGCCGCGACCTCGACGGGACGCCGATGTGCGGGGTCCTCGACGCCTCCGCCGCGATGACGCCGCGGCTGACACTGGGCTACCGCGACGCCGTTGCCGTGTCCGCGTCCACGCTGCTGCCCGCCGGGGCCCGGGCCGGGGCGCACGAGTTCCACCGCTGCGCGGTCACCCCGCGGGCCGGGGCGGCCCCGGCCTGGGGCTGGCGGGGCGATCCGCCGGAGGGGCACATCACGGGCGGCGTGCACGCCTCGTTCCTGCACACCCATCCGGCGGGGGTCCCCGGCGCGGTGGCCCGGTTCGTCGCGGCGTGCGCCGCCGGAGCGGAGAGGCGGTGA